In Aegilops tauschii subsp. strangulata cultivar AL8/78 chromosome 3, Aet v6.0, whole genome shotgun sequence, one genomic interval encodes:
- the LOC109742366 gene encoding beta-galactosidase 7 produces the protein MSMAAAAAAIMAVLLAALMARASSAAAAGRVWADEEKGAHNGTARRQVTYDGRSLMLDGARRMLFSGDIHYPRSTPEMWPRLIESAREGGLDVIQTYVFWNVHEPIQGQYNFEGRYDLVKFIREIHAQGLYVSLRVGPFVEAEWKYGGLPFWLRGVPNITFRCNNEPYKVHMQKFVAKIVNMMKDENLYYPQGGPIIISQIENEYKLVQAAFHSRGPPYVRWAAAMAVNLQTGIPWMMCKQDDAPDPIINTCNGLICGETFHGPNSPNKPALWTENWTSRYPLYGHDPRFRSPADIAFAVALFIARKKGSFVSYYMYHGGTNFGRFASSYVTTSYYDGAPLDEYGLIWQSTWSHLRELHAAVKQSEEPLLSGAYSNYSFGEQQEGHVFKTESNCVAFLVNFDKHKTSNIQFGEASFQLAPKSISILSSCRRVVFETAKINAQHGLRTAQVVQYLNNVDSWKVFKEPIPLAINNSTHIGNRLFEHLSTTKDETDYLWYLTRYDYRSNGDTQLVLNVESQAHVLHAYINNDYIGSVHGSHDGPRNIVLKTPIMLRKGQNSISLLSVMVGSPDSGAYMERRIFGVRKVSIQQGHQKSHSLNNELWKHQVGLSGEMNNIYTREGSSRAQWTAINKSMHLPLIWYKTTFDTPWGSDPVTLNLSSMGKGEAWINGESIGRYWASFKNPSGQPSQSLYHIPQYFLKPRENTLVLMEEMGGDPLQISVNTMSVTRVYSSVNELSTPSLLSRRKHPAVRLRCQQGKHITDIEFASYGNPVEDCRSSSRSCLGSCHAETTEFVVKDACLGRRKCAIPVRPAKFGGDPCPGIQKSLSVVASCG, from the exons ATGTCCATGGCCGCCGCAGCAGCAGCGATCATGGCGGTGCTCCTGGCCGCGTTAATGGCACGAGCGTCGTCGGCGGCGGCAGCAGGAAGAGTCTGGGCCGACGAGGAGAAGGGAGCACATAACGGCACGGCGAGAAGACAGGTCACGTACGACGGCAGAAGCCTCATGCTGGACGGCGCCAGGAGGATGCTCTTCTCCGGCGACATTCATTACCCAAGGAGCACACCCGAG ATGTGGCCAAGACTCATAGAGAGCGCCAGGGAAGGTGGCCTGGATGTCATACAGACATACGTCTTCTGGAATGTCCATGAGCCTATACAAGGTCAG TACAACTTCGAAGGAAGATATGATCTGGTGAAGTTCATCAGAGAAATCCATGCTCAAGGCCTCTATGTGAGCCTCCGGGTTGGCCCCTTCGTCGAGGCAGAATGGAAATACGG AGGCTTGCCATTTTGGTTGCGTGGTGTCCCAAACATTACCTTCAGATGCAACAATGAACCCTACAAG GTACATATGCAAAAATTTGTTGCTAAAATTGTTAACATGATGAAGGATGAAAATTTATACTATCCACAAGGAGGTCCCATAATCATATCACAG ATTGAGAACGAATATAAGCTAGTCCAGGCAGCATTTCATTCAAGGGGACCACCTTATGTTCGCTGGGCAGCGGCAATGGCTGTAAACCTCCAGACAGGCATTCCATGGATGATGTGCAAACAGGACGATGCTCCAGATCCAATC ATTAATACCTGCAACGGGCTCATCTGCGGGGAAACATTTCATGGGCCGAATTCGCCTAACAAGCCAGCTTTATGGACCGAAAACTGGACATCTCG CTATCCTTTATATGGTCATGACCCAAGATTCAGATCACCAGCAGATATTGCCTTTGCAGTTGCACTTTTTATAGCAAGAAAAAAAGGAAGCTTTGTAAGCTACTACATG TATCATGGCGGGACAAACTTTGGGAGGTTTGCATCCTCCTATGTAACAACAAGCTACTATGATGGAGCTCCACTTGATGAATATG GTTTAATATGGCAATCGACATGGTCTCATCTCAGAGAATTGCATGCTGCAGTCAAGCAATCTGAAGAACCACTACTTTCAGGAGCATATTCTAATTACTCATTTGGTGAGCAACAAGAG GGGCATGTTTTTAAAACCGAGTCCAACTGTGTGGCTTTCCTAGTGAACTTTGACAAGCATAAAACATCAAATATCCAATTTGGTGAAGCATCATTCCAGCTAGCTCCTAAATCAATAAGTATCCTCTCGAGTTGCAGGAGGGTAGTATTTGAAACAGCCAAG ATAAATGCACAACATGGTTTAAGAACAGCACAAGTAGTCCAGTATCTGAACAATGTTGATAGCTGGAAAGTATTCAAAGAACCGATTCCTCTGGCAATAAACAACAGCACACACATTGGAAATCGACTTTTTGAACACCTCTCAACTACAAAAGATGAGACAGATTATCTCTGGTACCTTACTAG ATATGATTATAGATCAAATGGGGATACCCAGCTAGTGCTTAATGTGGAGTCACAAGCACATGTTTTACATGCTTACATCAACAATGATTATATAG GTAGTGTGCATGGGAGTCATGATGGACCAAGAAATATCGTTCTCAAGACACCTATTATGCTAAGGAAAGGACAAAACTCCATATCACTGCTAAGTGTCATGGTTGGATCACCG GACTCTGGGGCGTACATGGAGcgaagaatttttggagttcgtAAAGTGAGCATACAACAGGGACATCAAAAATCACATTCTCTGAATAATGAGCTGTGGAAACACCAA GTTGGCTTATCTGGAGAAATGAATAATATATACACACGGGAAGGATCATCTCGTGCTCAATGGACTGCCATCAATAAGTCCATGCACCTTCCACTTATCTGGTACAAG ACGACATTTGACACACCATGGGGGAGTGACCCCGTCACGCTGAATCTCAGCAGTATGGGGAAGGGTGAGGCGTGGATCAATGGAGAGAGCATTGGACGGTATTGGGCCTCCTTCAAAAACCCCAGCGGACAACCATCCCAGTCCTT GTACCACATACCACAATACTTTCTGAAGCCTAGAGAGAACACCCTCGTCCTCATGGAGGAAATGGGTGGTGATCCGCTACAGATAAGCGTGAACACAATGTCGGTTACCCGAGTATACAGTAGTGTGAATGAGTTATCCACTCCATCACTCTTGTCACGCAGAAAGCACCCAGCAGTTCGACTCCGGTGTCAGCAAGGCAAACACATCACGGATATTGAGTTTGCGAGCTACGGAAATCCGGTCGAGGACTGTAGAAGTTCTAGCAGGAGTTGCCTTGGGAGTTGCCATGCCGAGACAACGGAGTTTGTTGTAAAGGAT GCTTGCCTAGGCAGAAGGAAGTGCGCAATTCCGGTACGGCCTGCCAAGTTCGGAGGCGACCCGTGCCCTGGGATCCAAAAATCACTTTCAGTTGTGGCAAGCTGCGGATGA
- the LOC109742369 gene encoding beta-galactosidase 3-like isoform X2 gives MATAAGRLLPLLLLLHALLVVAGAAVSGVTYDHRSLIISGRRRLLISTSIHYPRSVPAMWPKLVAEAKDGGADCIETYVFWNGHETAPGKYYFEERFDLVQFARVVKDAGLFLILRIGPFVAGEWNFGGLPVWLHYIPGTVFRTNNEPFKSHMKGFTTKIVDMMKKERFFASQGGHIILAQIENEYEGTEQAYGAGGKAYAAWAASMALAQNTGVPWIMCQQSDAPDHVINTCNSFYCDQFMPNSPTKPKIWTENWPGWFQNFGEANPHRPAEDVAFSVARFFGKGGTVQNYYVYHGGTNFGRTTGGPFITTSYDYDAPIDEYGLRRLPKWGHLRELHKSIRMCEHSLLYGNSTSFSLGPQQEADVYTDHSGGCVAFLSNIDSEKDKVVTFRKRKYDLPAWSVSILPDCENVVYNTAKVRSQTSMVDMVPETLQASKPDQWSIFMEKIGIWDKNDFIRNGFVDHINTTKDSTDYLWHTTSFKVDRSYPTSGKHPILNIDSKGHGVHAFLNDMLIGSAFGNGSKSSFSVHMPINLKTGKNEIALLSMTVGLQNAGARYEWVGAGLTTVNISGMENGTIDLSSNDWAYKIGLEGERYSLFKPDQGNNQRWRQQSEPPKDQPLTWYKVNVDVPQGDDPIGLDMQSMGKGLAWLNGNAIGRYWLRTSSSDDRCTPSCNYRGQFSPDNCRTGCGKPTQRWYHVPRSWFHPSGNTLVVFEEQGGDPTKITFSRRVATSVCSFVSESYPFIVDLESWDKNMSDDGRVASEAQLSCPEGKIISSVNFASFGDPSGTCRSYQQGSCHHPDSLSVVKKACLNNNGCTVSLADKGFGKDLCPGVIKTLAIEVDCS, from the exons atggccaccgccgccggcCGGCTGCTCCCCTTGCTCCTGCTGCTGCATGCGTTGCTCGTCGTTGCCGGGGCCGCAGTCTCCGGTGTGACGTACGACCACCGCTCCCTCATcatctccggccgccgccgccttctcaTCTCCACCTCCATCCACTACCCGCGCAGCGTGCCCGCG ATGTGGCCCAAGCTGGTGGCGGAGGCCAAGGACGGCGGCGCCGACTGCATCGAGACCTACGTCTTCTGGAACGGCCATGAGACCGCCCCCGGCAAg TACTATTTCGAGGAGCGGTTCGATCTGGTGCAGTTCGCGAGGGTCGTCAAGGACGCCGGGCTCTTCCTGATTCTGCGCATCGGCCCCTTCGTCGCCGGCGAGTGGAACTTCGG GGGCTTGCCGGTGTGGCTGCATTACATTCCCGGGACGGTGTTCCGGACGAACAACGAGCCATTCAAG TCTCACATGAAGGGCTTCACGACGAAAATCGTGGACATGATGAAGAAAGAGCGGTTCTTCGCCTCCCAGGGCGGGCACATCATCCTAGCTCAG ATTGAAAATGAGTATGAAGGTACCGAACAAGCATACGGGGCTGGCGGCAAGGCATACGCAGCGTGGGCGGCTAGTATGGCTCTGGCTCAGAACACGGGCGTCCCTTGGATCATGTGCCAGCAGTCTGATGCTCCTGATCATGTG ATAAACACCTGCAATTCATTCTATTGCGATCAATTCATGCCAAATTCGCCAACCAAGCCAAAAATTTGGACAGAGAATTGGCCAGGATG GTTCCAGAATTTTGGTGAAGCTAATCCCCACAGACCCGCCGAGGATGTTGCATTTTCTGTTGCGCGTTTCTTTGGAAAAGGTGGCACCGTTCAGAATTACTATGTG TACCATGGTGGAACAAACTTTGGTCGCACTACTGGGGGGCCCTTCATTACAACTAGCTATGACTATGATGCACCAATTGATGAATATG GCCTTAGGAGGCTTCCAAAATGGGGACATCTGAGGGAGCTTCACAAATCCATAAGAATGTGTGAACATAGTCTGCTTTATGGTAACTCAACGTCATTTTCTCTTGGGCCTCAACAAGAG GCCGATGTTTACACCGATCACTCAGGAGGATGTGTTGCATTCCTATCTAACATTGACTCGGAAAAGGACAAAGTTGTCACTTTCAGGAAGAGAAAATATGATCTTCCCGCCTGGTCAGTTAGCATCCTACCTGACTGCGAGAATGTGGTTTACAACACAGCCAAG GTTCGATCTCAAACTTCGATGGTCGACATGGTTCCGGAAACTTTGCAAGCATCGAAACCTGATCAGTGGAGCATTTTCATGGAGAAAATTGGTATTTGGGATAAAAATGACTTCATACGAAATGGATTTGTAGACCATATTAATACGACAAAAGACTCTACTGACTACCTGTGGCACACAACAAG TTTTAAGGTAGACAGAAGTTACCCCACAAGTGGGAAGCATCCAATTCTTAATATCGACTCCAAGGGCCATGGTGTTCACGCTTTCCTGAATGACATGCTTATAG GTAGTGCATTTGGTAATGGCTCAAAATCAAGTTTCAGTGTGCACATGCCCATCAACTTGAAGACTGGGAAGAATGAAATTGCACTATTGAGTATGACTGTTGGATTGCAA AATGCAGGAGCCCGTTATGAATGGGTAGGAGCGGGCCTTACAACTGTGAACATCTCTGGAATGGAAAATGGAACCATAGACTTATCTTCAAATGACTGGGCATACAAG ATTGGGTTGGAAGGCGAACGCTACAGTTTGTTCAAGCCCGATCAAGGGAATAACCAAAGGTGGAGGCAACAATCTGAACCACCAAAGGATCAACCTTTGACATGGTACAAG GTAAATGTTGATGTTCCACAAGGAGATGACCCAATTGGGCTAGACATGCAATCTATGGGGAAAGGCCTGGCCTGGTTGAATGGAAATGCCATAGGGAGGTACTGGCTTAGGACTAGTTCTTCTGATGATAGGTGCACTCCTAGCTGCAACTATAGAGGACAATTTTCTCCAGACAACTGCAGGACTGGATGTGGGAAGCCAACTCAAAGATG GTACCATGTCCCAAGGTCATGGTTTCACCCATCGGGGAATACCCTCGTGGTTTTTGAGGAGCAGGGTGGGGATCCAACAAAGATCACATTCTCAAGAAGAGTTGCAACAAGTGTTTGCTCCTTTGTGTCGGAGAGCTATCCTTTTATTGTTGACCTGGAGTCCTGGGATAAAAATATGTCAGATGATGGTAGAGTTGCATCTGAAGCACAGTTGTCTTGCCCCGAGGGCAAAATTATCTCTTCAGTTAACTTTGCGAGCTTTGGAGACCCTAGTGGAACTTGCAGATCCTACCAACAAGGAAGCTGCCACCACCCAGACTCTCTATCTGTTGTTAAGAAG
- the LOC109742369 gene encoding beta-galactosidase 3-like isoform X1 produces MATAAGRLLPLLLLLHALLVVAGAAVSGVTYDHRSLIISGRRRLLISTSIHYPRSVPAMWPKLVAEAKDGGADCIETYVFWNGHETAPGKYYFEERFDLVQFARVVKDAGLFLILRIGPFVAGEWNFGGLPVWLHYIPGTVFRTNNEPFKVRVDCEFCSVSVKSASLGDELTILVILFLLWMQSHMKGFTTKIVDMMKKERFFASQGGHIILAQIENEYEGTEQAYGAGGKAYAAWAASMALAQNTGVPWIMCQQSDAPDHVINTCNSFYCDQFMPNSPTKPKIWTENWPGWFQNFGEANPHRPAEDVAFSVARFFGKGGTVQNYYVYHGGTNFGRTTGGPFITTSYDYDAPIDEYGLRRLPKWGHLRELHKSIRMCEHSLLYGNSTSFSLGPQQEADVYTDHSGGCVAFLSNIDSEKDKVVTFRKRKYDLPAWSVSILPDCENVVYNTAKVRSQTSMVDMVPETLQASKPDQWSIFMEKIGIWDKNDFIRNGFVDHINTTKDSTDYLWHTTSFKVDRSYPTSGKHPILNIDSKGHGVHAFLNDMLIGSAFGNGSKSSFSVHMPINLKTGKNEIALLSMTVGLQNAGARYEWVGAGLTTVNISGMENGTIDLSSNDWAYKIGLEGERYSLFKPDQGNNQRWRQQSEPPKDQPLTWYKVNVDVPQGDDPIGLDMQSMGKGLAWLNGNAIGRYWLRTSSSDDRCTPSCNYRGQFSPDNCRTGCGKPTQRWYHVPRSWFHPSGNTLVVFEEQGGDPTKITFSRRVATSVCSFVSESYPFIVDLESWDKNMSDDGRVASEAQLSCPEGKIISSVNFASFGDPSGTCRSYQQGSCHHPDSLSVVKKACLNNNGCTVSLADKGFGKDLCPGVIKTLAIEVDCS; encoded by the exons atggccaccgccgccggcCGGCTGCTCCCCTTGCTCCTGCTGCTGCATGCGTTGCTCGTCGTTGCCGGGGCCGCAGTCTCCGGTGTGACGTACGACCACCGCTCCCTCATcatctccggccgccgccgccttctcaTCTCCACCTCCATCCACTACCCGCGCAGCGTGCCCGCG ATGTGGCCCAAGCTGGTGGCGGAGGCCAAGGACGGCGGCGCCGACTGCATCGAGACCTACGTCTTCTGGAACGGCCATGAGACCGCCCCCGGCAAg TACTATTTCGAGGAGCGGTTCGATCTGGTGCAGTTCGCGAGGGTCGTCAAGGACGCCGGGCTCTTCCTGATTCTGCGCATCGGCCCCTTCGTCGCCGGCGAGTGGAACTTCGG GGGCTTGCCGGTGTGGCTGCATTACATTCCCGGGACGGTGTTCCGGACGAACAACGAGCCATTCAAGGTGAGGGTGGACTGTGAATTCTGTAGTGTTTCTGTCAAGTCTGCCAGTTTGGGTGATGAACTGACAATCCTGGTGATATTATTTCTTCTCTGGATGCAGTCTCACATGAAGGGCTTCACGACGAAAATCGTGGACATGATGAAGAAAGAGCGGTTCTTCGCCTCCCAGGGCGGGCACATCATCCTAGCTCAG ATTGAAAATGAGTATGAAGGTACCGAACAAGCATACGGGGCTGGCGGCAAGGCATACGCAGCGTGGGCGGCTAGTATGGCTCTGGCTCAGAACACGGGCGTCCCTTGGATCATGTGCCAGCAGTCTGATGCTCCTGATCATGTG ATAAACACCTGCAATTCATTCTATTGCGATCAATTCATGCCAAATTCGCCAACCAAGCCAAAAATTTGGACAGAGAATTGGCCAGGATG GTTCCAGAATTTTGGTGAAGCTAATCCCCACAGACCCGCCGAGGATGTTGCATTTTCTGTTGCGCGTTTCTTTGGAAAAGGTGGCACCGTTCAGAATTACTATGTG TACCATGGTGGAACAAACTTTGGTCGCACTACTGGGGGGCCCTTCATTACAACTAGCTATGACTATGATGCACCAATTGATGAATATG GCCTTAGGAGGCTTCCAAAATGGGGACATCTGAGGGAGCTTCACAAATCCATAAGAATGTGTGAACATAGTCTGCTTTATGGTAACTCAACGTCATTTTCTCTTGGGCCTCAACAAGAG GCCGATGTTTACACCGATCACTCAGGAGGATGTGTTGCATTCCTATCTAACATTGACTCGGAAAAGGACAAAGTTGTCACTTTCAGGAAGAGAAAATATGATCTTCCCGCCTGGTCAGTTAGCATCCTACCTGACTGCGAGAATGTGGTTTACAACACAGCCAAG GTTCGATCTCAAACTTCGATGGTCGACATGGTTCCGGAAACTTTGCAAGCATCGAAACCTGATCAGTGGAGCATTTTCATGGAGAAAATTGGTATTTGGGATAAAAATGACTTCATACGAAATGGATTTGTAGACCATATTAATACGACAAAAGACTCTACTGACTACCTGTGGCACACAACAAG TTTTAAGGTAGACAGAAGTTACCCCACAAGTGGGAAGCATCCAATTCTTAATATCGACTCCAAGGGCCATGGTGTTCACGCTTTCCTGAATGACATGCTTATAG GTAGTGCATTTGGTAATGGCTCAAAATCAAGTTTCAGTGTGCACATGCCCATCAACTTGAAGACTGGGAAGAATGAAATTGCACTATTGAGTATGACTGTTGGATTGCAA AATGCAGGAGCCCGTTATGAATGGGTAGGAGCGGGCCTTACAACTGTGAACATCTCTGGAATGGAAAATGGAACCATAGACTTATCTTCAAATGACTGGGCATACAAG ATTGGGTTGGAAGGCGAACGCTACAGTTTGTTCAAGCCCGATCAAGGGAATAACCAAAGGTGGAGGCAACAATCTGAACCACCAAAGGATCAACCTTTGACATGGTACAAG GTAAATGTTGATGTTCCACAAGGAGATGACCCAATTGGGCTAGACATGCAATCTATGGGGAAAGGCCTGGCCTGGTTGAATGGAAATGCCATAGGGAGGTACTGGCTTAGGACTAGTTCTTCTGATGATAGGTGCACTCCTAGCTGCAACTATAGAGGACAATTTTCTCCAGACAACTGCAGGACTGGATGTGGGAAGCCAACTCAAAGATG GTACCATGTCCCAAGGTCATGGTTTCACCCATCGGGGAATACCCTCGTGGTTTTTGAGGAGCAGGGTGGGGATCCAACAAAGATCACATTCTCAAGAAGAGTTGCAACAAGTGTTTGCTCCTTTGTGTCGGAGAGCTATCCTTTTATTGTTGACCTGGAGTCCTGGGATAAAAATATGTCAGATGATGGTAGAGTTGCATCTGAAGCACAGTTGTCTTGCCCCGAGGGCAAAATTATCTCTTCAGTTAACTTTGCGAGCTTTGGAGACCCTAGTGGAACTTGCAGATCCTACCAACAAGGAAGCTGCCACCACCCAGACTCTCTATCTGTTGTTAAGAAG
- the LOC109742364 gene encoding LOW QUALITY PROTEIN: ubiquitin-like domain-containing CTD phosphatase (The sequence of the model RefSeq protein was modified relative to this genomic sequence to represent the inferred CDS: substituted 1 base at 1 genomic stop codon), whose translation MXNLRCTEYGLDLNHLRVRLRTAGDAYPPRPRTPVTPSPISFSPKLPTVQGSDPSTAHTTKPMSEASSSSAPAPAPAPPPAPALDPEAISLMAEEAPPEEITLVVKWSGKEYTVRAMGDDTLLELKRRICEFTDVLPKRQKLLYPKLILNDESVLLSSLPFKPNGKLTMIGTVEDEIFVDRPDDPEVLDDYEIFKDEVTAIKDNVLYKQKVKRRASQYKIKLLNPCREGKRLLVLDIDYTLFDHRSPAENPLELMRPFLHEFLAAAYAEYDIMIWSATNMKWVQLKMEQLGVLSNPNYKITALLDHMAMITVHAPDKKVFDCKPLGVIWTKFPEHYNEKNTIMFDDLRRNFVMNPQNGLVIRPFKNASKNRGRDQELRKLTQYLLSIAELEDFSKLEHDGWESFMDETGKRRRRR comes from the exons ATGTAAAATCTACGGTGTACCGAATACGGTCTGGACTTGAACCATTTGCGCGTCCGCCTTCGAACTGCCGGTGACGCCTATCCACCCAGGCCACGCACACCTGTAACTCCATCCCCCATCTCCTTCTCCCCAAAACTTCCGACTGTTCAAGGTTCAGACCCAAGCACCGCACACACCACCAAGCCCATGTCGGAGGCGTCCTCTTCCTCGGCGCCGGCCCCGGCCCCGGCCCCGCCCCCTGCGCCGGCGCTGGATCCGGAGGCGATCTCCCTCATGGCGGAGGAGGCGCCGCCGGAGGAGATTACGCTGGTCGTGAAGTGGAGCGGGAAGGAGTACACGGTGCGGGCGATGGGGGACGACACGCTGTTGGAGCTGAAGCGGCGCATCTGCGAGTTCACCGACGTGCTCCCCAAACGCCAGAAGCTTCTCTACCCCAAGCTCATACTCAACGACGAGTCCGtcctcctctcctccctccccTTCAAGCCCAACGGCAAGCTGACCATGATCGG TACTGTTGAAGACGAAATATTTGTGGACCGACCAGATGATCCAGAGGTGCTCGATGATTATGAAATTTTCAAAGATGAAGTTACTGCTATCAAGGATAATGTTCTCTACAAGCAAAAAGTGAAACGTCGTGCAAGCCAGTATAAG ATCAAGCTCTTGAATCCATGCCGCGAAGGAAAAAGATTGCTTGTGTTAGACATTGACTATACTCTGTTTGACCATAGGTCTCCAGCTGAGAATCCTTTGGAACTCATGCGTCCAT TTCTCCACGAATTTCTTGCTGCTGCATATGCAGAGTATGATATCATGATATGGTCAGCAACAAA TATGAAATGGGTGCAGCTGAAGATGGAGCAACTTGGAGTTCTTAGCAACCCCAACTACAAGATCACCGCGCTTCTGGATCACATGGCGATGATAACTGTGCATGCTCCTGACAAGAAGGTTTTCGACTGCAAACCTCTTGGTGTCATCTGGACCAAGTTCCCCGAG CACTACAACGAGAAGAACACGATCATGTTTGATGACCTCAGGAGGAATTTCGTGATGAACCCACAGAACGGCCTCGTGATCAGACCGTTCAAGAACGCCAGTAAGAACCGAGGCCGCGATCAGGAGCTGCGAAAGCTTACGCAGTACCTGCTCTCCATTGCAGAGCTAGAAGATTTCAGCAAGCTGGAGCACGACGGTTGGGAGTCCTTCATGGACGAAACCGGCAAGAGACGCAGGCGCAGGTAG